Part of the Bacillota bacterium genome is shown below.
TGGAGAAGAAACTGCTCATCACCTGGGCATCGACATAGAAAAAGTAAAGATGATCCTGCTGGCAGGTTCTTCCTTGTTGGTGGCAGCCGCAGTCGCCACCAGCGGTATCATCGGTTTCGTGGGATTGGTGGTGCCCCATTTCATCCGCCTGCTGATCGGACCGGACCATCGCCATCTTCTGCCCGCCTCTGCTCTTCTTGGCGCAATACTGCTCATCGTCACCGATGCGTTGGCCCGGACGATCATCATGCCGCGTGAACTGCCGGTCGGTATCATCACCGCCCTCCTGGGTGCACCATTGTTTATTTATCTGTTGCGGAAACGCAAGAAATTGCGTTATTTCAATCTGACGGAGTGATCTACTTGGAATTTCAACTGACTGTTCATGATCTGACCTTGCAATACGGCCGTCATTCCATCCTGGACCGGCTGGAATTCGACATTACCCGAGGGCAACGAGTGGCCCTCCTGGGTGCCAACGGTGCCGGAAAAACCACCCTTCTGCGCTGTATCAGCAAGGCCCTGAAACCCTCCGGCGGCACGATCTTTCTTGACAACCGGGATCTGAAAAACCTCTCTCCCCGCGATCTGGCCCGAAGCATGGCTGTGGTACCCCAGGAAACGGGCATAGATTTCGATTTCACGGTGGAGGAAACGGTACTGATGGGCCGACTGCCCTACCTGAAACGCTTTGCACCGAAAGAAAACAGAGAAAGATCCATTGCCCGCCAGGCCATGTCCATGACGGGGGTGAGCCACCTGGCCAAACGCTCCATCACCACCCTGAGCGGGGGAGAAAAGCAGAGGGTGATCATCGCCCGCGCTCTCTGCCAGGAACCGCAAATCCTGCTTCTTGATGAACCCACTGCCAATCTTGATCTGGGTTACCAGCATGGCTTGTTGGAGTTGATTGCCGAATTGAACAGGAAACAGGGGATCACCGTCGTTGCCGCCATCCACGATCTGAACCTGGCAGCCCGCTTTTTCGACCGGATGCTCCTGCTGTCCGGGGGAAAGATCCTGGCCTGCGGAAAGGCCGAAGAGGTCATCGCCCCCGGCCTGATCAAAACGGCCTACGGGGTGGATACCTTTGTTTACCGCCATCCCCTGACAGGATCAATGCAGGTCTGTGTGCGAAATGATACAGATGGCACCGGGGTTCGCCGCTCTCCGATCCATGTTGTAGGCGGTGGTGAAGAGGCACTGCCGGTGCTGGAATATCTGCGTCAAACAGGATGCCCGCTCTCGGTCGGTCCGGTAACACCGGAAGACAGCAGCCACCGCTTTGCCACCTTTTACGGCCTGCCCCTGATCGAAGTGCCGCCATTTTCGCCGATCTCCGACCGGGCTCACCGGGCACATCTGCAGCTGATAAAAAATGCTGCTCTCACCGTGGTCCCCCCCATTCCCTTCGGGATTGGAAACCTTCGCAACCTTGAAGCAGTTGAAACCGCCCTGGAACAGGGCTGCCCGGTCGCCGTCCTCGATCGCGCAACAGATAAATTGTGGGATTTTACCGACGGGGAAGCAGTACTCCTTCTGAAACGATTGATCGGCAAAGGAGCTTATCTATTACAGAACGTGGAGCAGATCGTTATGCTGCTGGGAAAGGAGCAACCATCGGTTGAATAGGGGAAAATTGATTCTGGTTACGGGCGGCGCCCGCAGCGGGAAAAGCACTTTCGCCGAACGCTACGCCTCTGAAAGCGGCAAGCAGGTGGTCTTTCTGGCCACCGCCGAGGCCAAGGATGCGGAGATGCGGCTCCGGGTTGAAAAACACCGTCTGCAACGCCCCCGGGATTTCCGGACCGTGGAAGACCCCCTGCATCCGGAACGCGTTATTGCTGGTGGATCGGCAGATAATTTTTTTCTGATAGATTGTCTGACCCTGCTGTTGAACAACCACCTGTTGCGAGTCCTGGAGGGTGAGGAAAACCCTTCCCCGCAGAAACAGGCGGAGGTGTCCGCCACCTTGCTGGATTACATGAATAGCCTGTCAGAACACTTGTTGAACTCCCCTTCGGATGTTCTGGTGGTCACCAACGAAGTTGGGGCAGGGATCGTACCCGAACACCTTCTGGGCCGCCTCTTCCGTGATCTGGCCGGCAAATCCAACCAGATAGTGGCTGCACGCGCGGACGAAGTATGGTTCACAATCTGTGGCATTGCCAGGAGATTCAAATAATATAACTGCAAGAAGGAAA
Proteins encoded:
- a CDS encoding ABC transporter ATP-binding protein codes for the protein MEFQLTVHDLTLQYGRHSILDRLEFDITRGQRVALLGANGAGKTTLLRCISKALKPSGGTIFLDNRDLKNLSPRDLARSMAVVPQETGIDFDFTVEETVLMGRLPYLKRFAPKENRERSIARQAMSMTGVSHLAKRSITTLSGGEKQRVIIARALCQEPQILLLDEPTANLDLGYQHGLLELIAELNRKQGITVVAAIHDLNLAARFFDRMLLLSGGKILACGKAEEVIAPGLIKTAYGVDTFVYRHPLTGSMQVCVRNDTDGTGVRRSPIHVVGGGEEALPVLEYLRQTGCPLSVGPVTPEDSSHRFATFYGLPLIEVPPFSPISDRAHRAHLQLIKNAALTVVPPIPFGIGNLRNLEAVETALEQGCPVAVLDRATDKLWDFTDGEAVLLLKRLIGKGAYLLQNVEQIVMLLGKEQPSVE
- the cobU gene encoding bifunctional adenosylcobinamide kinase/adenosylcobinamide-phosphate guanylyltransferase — translated: MNRGKLILVTGGARSGKSTFAERYASESGKQVVFLATAEAKDAEMRLRVEKHRLQRPRDFRTVEDPLHPERVIAGGSADNFFLIDCLTLLLNNHLLRVLEGEENPSPQKQAEVSATLLDYMNSLSEHLLNSPSDVLVVTNEVGAGIVPEHLLGRLFRDLAGKSNQIVAARADEVWFTICGIARRFK